The following coding sequences lie in one Fusarium poae strain DAOMC 252244 chromosome 1, whole genome shotgun sequence genomic window:
- a CDS encoding hypothetical protein (BUSCO:194at5125), protein MPANSSGRITKARKNKNSTPHQKNHRWESFTTKISKFNSLQPLRKVRRHDLDNEDLSTSTSYFQTGLQKWGELNVSKPFSAFKTKVWPLCESLPQLLHFEQRIMDLLADFIAGQDKEALEPLLDLLTAFSHDLGVRFEKHYGRSLDLIVAIAAKPQDADVIEWTFGALAFLFKYLSKLLVPDLRPTFKVMAPLLGKSRHPPHIARFAAEALSFLVKKAAAPSQRETALKRLVECARDDLLGIKDDRQFILYKDGLMNMFAEAIKGTDNVIHSTAPAIFAALVDAIPEEERTLVEDTTWTDVVCGVLTSVTHHATAETFGDFAGGVHEAIRANMERTAPANRQWQVVPLIRIYGTMAGVRKGYRISDWSPLIKNFVELLSSVTEAAPQDASSTVWRFVMASTAIVWHHAPIDALIPYINPLIQSLTREPFMKWFIPFCSYFCELDAQRFGSLFRNDFQRFIASHWSEESNEDMLCVLLPKMIENGAFPLAGEKDSCRMSQGWQGQIVSKFERLEISPFPERGPYNKDPQVWRDRCLPKYSALLQILELTTVHPSTNAKIAELLLRKLKLALRPSSTLASDEVHFIVGQGFHAYLRMSKAAGSVDITLSPLLRAAVPRFSQSVSFLHAYLAYEEILQGNESARRQDSTSSDSSSTEEDPVTKSLIENLSSPSHELRLASLNLLRALSMATDSFNTVETMIEVEETPLSLTHTRTIAMLLRKLGQNYASFEDNSWLQRAVPAFLFGMLTVKLSPVWDDSVETMKQITETKTGEEAVCEVAFRWLKVPSSRWGASQPETHSSRPAFVSDFECTNVRRLEEAAAEVEESIDHPDELMLQSFDDKQRTAETTAGNARSRALKVFNAIPFIAERRSRQLVPHFLAWASEDRTPESAEGQGASEGATWSLADRKAMLGVFSQFINPRVLYEHEQVYTSLLQLMENGDAEVQKVTLKAILAWKQEAIKTYQENLEFLLDEARFKNELTVFLQDETAIKPEHRAELMPILLRLLYGRTISKKGAASGRHGLQATRLAVLRNLSVEDMGSFLDIATGKLKDVKVVGASKKIFEEPLLPVRKQLGFLNMISSVISELGTNATPYLETLLNAVLYCLVFACRQLSGQGDPEDAPEEEEEKASTQSLLRIIRSTGLKCLIALFQNAQSFQWAPYQDVILEDVVAPRLENLPSETTQGISGMLQLFATWSVLPRIALFFAPHDKIPKGILPKVIECLSIEKGKDVVKIHALAIVRNLVKLATAPAQECEFNEVIRAELLEPNSKAILAQISNVLDMSGISNDLMEACVETILVMSPIIQDAEDVQAVIKISIFLLNQPPRRVSPKLKGRILLIAEQYVAGSSAFDNQSLLDDVYDTISSLFSYFKDRDNRQSLSRALLAIAGKDNSLQEVAELCAALNSFKEGRIDEPDYDARLAAYSAISGDREVSLTPKQWLPLLHNLIFHIRDDAEFGILASNSADGLRRFIGDAAACLSEESKEKFGVQLREVIMPALYAGAREPSDTSRREYLRVMGHLLSTMPEWEPIADLSALLNDRNEESSELTFFFNILSPATARQLEALHILEAANKQKEFGSQNLAQFFIPLLEHFIFGRADGVDDHGLGAQAIITIGNLASSLHWKHYRTTLQRYIGYVEAKPEQQKLTIRLLSKVADALVDAAENDSEERMDVDQIDVSSSSTTRLPLTIPKAEKLSVDVTNFFLPTLVKHLHEKDESEVSYRVPVGVIIVRLLKLLPSDQMDQKLAGVLTDISHILRSKSIEARDMARDTLVKIAVNLGSSYFGFLLKELRGALTRGYQLHVLSYTMHSILVAIVPSCAPGDLDYCLNFVVTVVMDDIFGVIGQEKDAEGYTTQTKEIKSSKSQDSMELIAKNASIGRLIDLVKPLRALLMQKVDLKMVRKLDTLMSRITSGLLQNPVAESRDTLVFCYEVIQDVYNSQKPEVEEKIDPRVKKYLVQKGAKKSGDRGKTTKHTYKLIRFAVDILRAILKKHDSLRTPENITGFIPILGDAMVGGEDEVKISAFRLLAVIVKVPFSDDQGSKLYKVAVKEATKSISMSVSTTTEVAQAALKMLAVVLRDRRDIPVGDAAIDMLITKLKDDLTEPLYRHVTFNFLRSVLDRRIETASVYDIMDYVGTVMITNDDKDTRDLARGAFFQFVREYPQKKARWAKQLNFIVANLKYEREGGRLSVMEIVHLLLMKSSDDFVQEISSTCFLPLFFVLANDDSEKCRLSAAGLLREIFRKADKERTQTFLGLVRTWLAQDGNEAVLKLAFQVFGFYLASSENASKNKKDFKLVLEKINGVIENEDIREVDGGLIEAALEVIRAALAVFPEKILASSSEEMWSNIVRCLSHQEPSVKISSIGLTSSYLADFAQQSGDVTVGEPVDGSHGLTLDLPKVQNLVRLALGVLATRDIDEKLGAEAVQVLAFLSPRLPEGDGEDEEEEEEDQGEEDKEKTERKTDLEHMFRQISRVIRREIPPRAVAITPKVAAMELLETVCRRSSLERLRPSFKTILVPLHNLTDPSIAPPFSNDELFKIKHEALKTRAQILMDSLQKKFGTSEYSKQLLAIREEVRKKREERSSKRKIDAIVKPEKYGRDKRKKFEKNKSRLKTRSKEQKDMRQSFKRW, encoded by the exons ATGCCGGCCAACTCGTCAGGGCGCATCACAAAGGCGCGGAAGAATAAGAACTCAACACCCCACCAAAAGAATCACCGGTGGGAATCTTTTACTACTAAAATTTCAAAATTTAATTCACTTCAACCTCTACGAAAAGTTCGCCGTCATGACCTCGATAACGAAGACCTTTCGACCTCGACATCCTACTTTCAGACCGGACTACAAAAATGGGGAGAACTCAATGTCTCGAAGCCGTTCTCTGCTTTCAAGACAAAGGTCTGGCCTCTTTGCGAGAGCTTGCCTCAGCTGCTTCATTTTGAGCAGCGCATCATGGATCTACTCGCCGACTTTATAGCAGGACAGGATAAGGAAGCTCTGGAGCCGCTACTAGATCTTCTAACCGCATTCTCCCACGATCTGGGAGTTCGATTCGAGAAGCATTATGGTAGAAGTTTGGATTTAATCGTGGCCATAGCAGCCAAGCCACAAGATGCCGACGTTATTGAGTGGACGTTTGGAGCCCTCGCCTTTTTGTTCAAGTACCTTTCTAAATTACTCGTTCCTGACTTGCGACCTACCTTCAAAGTTATGGCGCCTCTACTTGGAAAGTCACGGCATCCTCCTCATATTGCCCGATTCGCAGCCGAAGCACTGAGTTTCTTGGTTAAAAAGGCAGCCGCGCCTTCACAGCGCGAGACAGCTTTAAAGCGCCTGGTCGAATGCGCTCGGGACGATCTTCTGGGCATAAAAGACGACCGTCAGTTCATTCTATACAAGGATGGATTGATGAACATGTTTGCCGAGGCCATCAAGGGTACCGACAACGTCATTCATTCCACTGCTCCAGCTATCTTCGCCGCACTGGTCGACGCCATTCCGGAAGAGGAGCGAACTCTCGTCGAGGATACTACCTGGACCGATGTTGTCTGTGGTGTGTTGACCAGTGTTACACATCATGCCACTGCCGAGACTTTTGGGGATTTCGCAGGCGGAGTCCATGAGGCGATCCGAGCCAACATGGAGCGAACAGCTCCTGCCAACCGCCAATGGCAGGTTGTACCCCTTATCAGGATATACGGAACCATGGCCGGTGTTCGAAAAGGATACCGAATCAGTGATTGGTCACCTCTTATCAAGAACTTTGTCGAGTTGCTTTCCAGTGTTACAGAAGCAGCACCACAGGACGCCTCAAGCACCGTCTGGAGGTTTGTCATGGCCAGCACTGCGATTGTCTGGCACCACGCACCTATTGATGCTTTGATACCCTATATTAATCCTCTCATCCAATCTCTGACCAGAGAGCCATTCATGAAATGGTTCATTCCCTTTTGTTCTTATTTCTGCGAGCTGGATGCTCAGCGCTTCGGAAGCTTGTTTCGCAACGATTTCCAAAG ATTCATTGCGAGCCATTGGTCTGAAGAGTCCAATGAAGATATGCTTTGTGTCCTCTTGCCAAAGATGATCGAGAATGGCGCTTTTCCTTTGGCCGGCGAGAAGGACAGCTGCAGAATGTCACAGGGCTGGCAAGGTCAGATCGTTTCCAAGTTTGAACGCTTGGAGATCTCACCCTTCCCTGAACGTGGCCCCTACAACAAGGATCCTCAAGTTTGGCGGGATAGGTGTCTTCCCAAGTACTCGGCACTACTCCAGATCCTTGAACTCACAACAGTTCACCCATCGACAAACGCTAAGATCGCCGAACTTCTACTTAGGAAGCTGAAGCTCGCGCTGCGGCCATCTTCTACCTTGGCTTCGGACGAGGTTCATTTTATTGTTGGTCAGGGATTCCACGCCTACTTGCGTATGAGCAAGGCTGCGGGCTCTGTCGACATCACCTTGAGCCCGCTCCTGCGTGCAGCCGTTCCTCGATTTTCTCAATCTGTCAGCTTCTTGCATGCATATCTAGCCTACGAAGAAATTCTACAGGGCAACGAGTCTGCTCGACGACAAGATAGCACGAGTAGTGATAGCTCATCCACTGAAGAGGACCCAGTTACTAAGTCTTTGATCGAAAACTTAAGTTCCCCATCACACGAACTCCGTTTGGCATCTTTGAATCTTCTCAGGGCGCTTAGTATGGCAACGGACAGCTTTAATACCGTCGAGACCATGATCGAGGTCGAAGAGACCCCGTTGAGTCTCACACATACAAGAACGATTGCTATGCTTCTTCGCAAGTTAGGCCAGAACTACGCTTCGTTTGAGGACAACTCTTGGCTACAACGGGCTGTGCCTGCCTTCCTATTCGGTATGCTTACGGTGAAGTTATCTCCTGTGTGGGATGATTCGGTTGAAACTATGAAGCAAATCACAGAGACCAAGACCGGAGAAGAGGCAGTCTGTGAAGTTGCTTTCCGCTGGTTAAAGGTTCCTTCATCTCGATGGGGTGCCTCGCAGCCCGAAACCCACAGCTCTCGTCCCGCGTTTGTTTCCGACTTTGAATGCACAAACGTGCGCagactggaagaagctgCAGCTGAGGTTGAAGAGTCAATTGATCACCCAGATGAGTTAATGTTGCAGAGTTTTGATGACAAACAGCGAACTGCTGAGACAACCGCTGGCAACGCCAGGTCCCGCGCGCTCAAAGTGTTCAATGCCATCCCCTTCATCGCAGAGAGGAGGTCTCGTCAACTTGTGCCACACTTTCTCGCCTGGGCAAGTGAAGACCGAACCCCTGAATCCGCCGAAGGTCAAGGAGCTTCCGAGGGAGCCACTTGGTCTCTTGCAGACCGCAAGGCCATGCTCGGAGTGTTCTCCCAATTCATCAACCCTCGTGTTCTTTACGAGCACGAGCAAGTCTACACTTCACTCTTGCAGTTAATGGAAAATGGTGACGCTGAGGTTCAAAAGGTTACCCTCAAGGCAATCCTTGCTTGGAAGCAAGAGGCAATCAAGACTTATCAAGAGAACTTGGAGTTCCTCCTGGATGAGGCTCGATTCAAGAACGAGCTTACAGTCTTTCTCCAAGACGAAACTGCTATCAAGCCGGAGCACAGGGCCGAGTTGATGCCCATTCTCCTCCGATTGCTTTATGGTCGCACCATTTCCAAGAAGGGTGCAGCAAGCGGCCGACATGGTCTTCAAGCCACTCGACTTGCCGTTCTCCGAAACCTCAGTGTTGAAGATATGGGAAGCTTTTTGGACATTGCCACTGGCAAGCTTAAGGATGTTAAGGTTGTTGGTGCCTCGAAGAAGATCTTCGAGGAGCCTCTTCTCCCCGTCCGAAAGCAACTTGGTTTCCTCAACATGATTTCTTCCGTCATTTCGGAGCTCGGTACCAACGCCACACCCTATCTAGAGACACTACTCAATGCTGTTTTGtactgtcttgtctttgccTGCCGACAACTCAGCGGTCAGGGCGACCCAGAAGACGCGcctgaagaagaggaagaaaaggccAGCACGCAATCTCTCTTGAGGATTATTCGGTCCACCGGTCTGAAGTGTTTGATTGCGCTTTTCCAAAACGCTCAGTCTTTCCAATGGGCACCTTATCAAGATGTTATCCTCGAAGATGTTGTGGCACCAAGACTGGAAAACTTGCCTAGCGAGACAACACAGGGAATTTCTGGTATGCTTCAACTCTTTGCTACCTGGTCTGTCCTCCCCAGAATCGCCCTATTCTTTGCGCCACATGACAAGATTCCCAAGGGCATTCTTCCCAAGGTCATTGAATGTTTGTCAATCGAGAAGGGCAAGGATGTAGTCAAGATCCATGCCCTGGCAATTGTTCGCAACTTGGTGAAGCTTGCAACTGCGCCTGCGCAGGAGTGCGAGTTCAACGAAGTGATCAGGGCAGAGCTTCTTGAACCCAACTCTAAAGCAATTCTGGCACAGATATCAAATGTTTTGGACATGTCTGGCATCAGCAATGACCTTATGGAAGCTTGTGTAGAGACAATCCTGGTAATGTCTCCCATTATTCAGGATGCCGAAGATGTCCAGGCCGTTATCAAAATCtccatcttccttctcaaccaGCCACCTCGAAGAGTTAGCCCCAAACTCAAGGGCAGAATCTTGCTTATTGCGGAACAGTATGTCGCAGGTTCTAGCGCCTTTGACAACCAGTCACTTCTCGACGATGTTTATGACACTATCTCGTCTCTTTTCAGTTATTTCAAAGACCGTGATAACCGACAATCCCTGTCTAGAGCGCTGCTTGCTATCGCTGGAAAGGACAACAGTCTCCAAGAGGTTGCCGAATTGTGCGCAGCCCTCAACTCCTTCAAGGAAGGTCGTATTGATGAGCCCGATTACGATGCACGCCTAGCCGCCTACAGTGCAATCTCTGGTGATCGGGAAGTCTCATTGACTCCCAAGCAGTGGTTGCCCTTACTTCACAACCTTATCTTTCATATTCGAGATGATGCCGAGTTTGGTATTCTGGCCTCTAACTCTGCCGACGGACTTCGCCGATTTATTGGAGATGCGGCAGCTTGCTTGTCCGAAGAATCCAAGGAAAAGTTTGGTGTCCAGCTCCGAGAAGTCATCATGCCTGCGCTCTACGCTGGTGCTCGTGAGCCGTCTGACACTTCCCGACGAGAGTACCTCCGCGTAATGGGTCATCTCTTGTCAACCATGCCCGAATGGGAGCCCATTGCTGATCTCAGTGCATTGTTGAACGATCGAAACGAAGAGAGTTCTGAGCTGACATTCTTCTTCAACATTCTAAGCCCTGCGACAGCACGACAACTGGAGGCTCTGCACATTCTTGAGGCCGCCAACAAGCAGAAGGAATTTGGAAGCCAAAACCTGGCCCAGTTCTTCATCCCGCTTCTCGAACACTTCATTTTCGGCCGTGCCGATGGAGTTGATGACCACGGTCTTGGCGCCCAAGCAATCATCACCATTGGCAATCTCGCAAGTTCTTTACACTGGAAGCATTACCGCACCACCCTTCAACGATACATTGGTTATGTTGAGGCCAAGCCTGAACAACAAAAGTTGACGATCCGCCTCTTGAGTAAGGTTGCCGACGCACTTGTCGATGCAGCTGAAAACGATTCCGAAGAGCGCATGGATGTGGACCAAATTGATGTATCTTCATCAAGCACCACAAGACTTCCTCTCACAATCCcaaaggcagagaagcttAGCGTTGATGTTACCAACTTCTTTTTACCTACACTGGTCAAGCATCTTCACGAGAAGGACGAGTCAGAAGTCAGTTACCGTGTCCCAGTTGgtgtcatcatcgtcagacTCTTGAAGTTGTTGCCGTCGGATCAGATGGACCAGAAACTTGCTGGTGTTTTGACCGATATCAGTCACATCCTCCGCAGCAAGTCTATAGAGGCCCGGGACATGGCTCGAGACACACTGGTAAAGATAGCCGTCAATTTGGGCTCGTCTTACTTTGGGTTCCTTCTCAAGGAGTTGCGAGGCGCTCTGACCAGAGGATACCAGCTCCACGTGCTTTCGTACACAATGCACTCTATTTTGGTCGCCATCGTCCCCAGCTGCGCCCCTGGCGACCTGGATTACTGCCTCAACTTTGTCGTGACAGTTGTCATGGACGACATCTTCGGCGTGATTGGACAGGAGAAAGACGCTGAGGGATACACGACACAGACCAAGGAGATCAAGAGTAGCAAGAGCCAGGACTCAATGGAGCTCATCGCAAAGAACGCCTCGATTGGCCGTCTCATTGATTTGGTGAAACCGTTGCGAGCGCTTCTGATGCAGAAGGTTGATCTCAAAATGGTTCGCAAACTCGATACTTTGATGTCACGTATAACATCCGGTCTTCTACAAAACCCTGTCGCCGAAAGCCGCGACACCCTGGTTTTCTGTTACGAAGTCATTCAAGATGTGTATAATTCTCAAAAGCCTGAAGTTGAAGAGAAGATCGACCCTCGAGTCAAGAAATACCTGGTCCAGAAGGGAGCCAAGAAGAGCGGTGATCGAGGCAAGACAACTAAGCACACATACAAGCTGATTCGTTTTGCAGTCGATATTCTGAGAGCGATTCTGAAGAAGCATGACAGCTTGCGCACTCCTGAGAATATCACTGGATTCATTCCCATCCTTGGTGATGCCATGGTTGGTGGAGAGGACGAAGTCAAGATTTCTGCCTTCCGCTTGCTGGCCGTCATTGTCAAGGTGCCGTTCAGTGACGATCAGGGGTCGAAGTTGTACAAGGTTGCAGTCAAGGAAGCTACTAAGAGTATTTCCATGTCAGTGTCTACCACTACTGAGGTGGCTCAAGCAGCACTCAAGATGCTGGCCGTTGTTCTTCGGGATCGTCGTGACATCCCTGTCGGAGACGCAGCGATTGATATGTTAATCACAAAGTTGAAGGACGATCTGACTGAACCTCTTTACCGTCACGTCACGTTCAATTTCCTGCGGTCAGTTCTGGACCGACGCATTGAAACCGCTTCTGTTTACGACATTATGGACTATGTGGGCACAGTCATGATCACCAACGATGACAAGGATACCCGTGATCTTGCCCGAGGCGCATTCTTCCAGTTCGTTCGCGAATACCCTCAGAAAAAGGCCAGGTGGGCTAAGCAGCTCAACTTTATTGTTGCTAACCTAAAGTACGAGCGAGAGGGCGGTCGTCTGTCCGTCATGGAAATTGTTCACTTGCTTCTCATGAAGTCGTCTGACGACTTTGTTCAAGAGATCTCCTCTACCTGTTTCCTCCCACTCTTCTTTGTCCTTGCCAACGACGACAGCGAGAAGTGCAGACTTTCAGCTGCAGGCCTTCTCAGGGAGATCTTCCGCAAAGCCGATAAGGAGCGGACTCAAACTTTCCTCGGGCTCGTGCGAACATGGTTGGCCCAGGACGGAAACGAAGCAGTGCTCAAACTCGCTTTCCAGGTTTTTGGGTTTTACCTTGCATCTAGTGAAAATGCatccaagaacaagaaggacTTCAAACTTGTTCTCGAGAAGATCAACGGCGTTATTGAGAACGAGGACATTCGAGAAGTCGATGGAGGGCTCATAGAAGCGGCTCTCGAAGTCATTCGTGCGGCTCTGGCTGTGTTCCCCGAGAAGATCCTGGCAAGTAGCAGCGAGGAGATGTGGTCCAACATTGTCAGATGTTTGTCACACCAAGAACCTTCAGTCAAGATATCATCTATCGGTTTGACAAGCTCCTACTTGGCAGACTTCGCCCAACAATCTGGTGACGTAACCGTTGGCGAGCCGGTGGACGGTAGTCATGGTCTGACACTCGATTTGCCAAAGGTACAGAACCTGGTTAGACTCGCTCTGGGTGTCCTGGCAACTCGAGACATTGATGAGAAGCTAGGAGCGGAGGCTGTCCAGGTCCTTGCTTTCTTGTCTCCTCGTCTCCCTGAGGGTGAcggagaagatgaagaagaggaagaggaagaccaGGGTGAGGAGGATAAGGAGAAGACTGAGCGAAAGACAGACCTTGAGCATATGTTCAGGCAAATCTCTCGCGTCATTCGAAGGGAAATTCCTCCTAGGGCTGTGGCCATTACACCAAAGGTGGCTGCGATGGAGCTTCTGGAGACAGTGTGCCGCAGGTCTTCCCTAGAACGTCTTCGGCCATCGTTCAAGACCATTCTTGTGCCACTCCATAACCTCACCGACCCCTCCATTGCTCCTCCTTTCTCAAACGATGAGCTCTTCAAGATAAAGCACGAGGCTCTCAAGACACGCGCACAGATTCTTATGGATTCTCTGCAGAAGAAGTTCGGCACTTCTGAATACTCTAAGCAATTGCTCGCCAttagggaagaagtgaggaagaagagagaggaaCGATCAAGCAAGAGGAAGATCGATGCGATTGTAAAGCCGGAGAAGTATGGACGGGACAAAAGGAAGAAGTTCGAAAAGAACAAGTCCCGCCTCAAGACGCGATCCAAGGAGCAGAAGGATATGAGGCAGTCGTTCAAGCGATGGTAA
- a CDS encoding hypothetical protein (BUSCO:20687at5125) translates to MEASSPLAALHRPSMLPSWGSRDIFRGHPHYAASSVTSASMSLREQMHKHSNGDYFNVKDARGASPATSLAADISQNFRLDSDSSPKFHTPRRALFTAGMVRSFQDRDSLTTPPLPSSSPAQLAELKELMEISPLPHKAPFFTQFEITSPTPGSTPAADDEMVLDSPAPISRQSSLEPPKPIMAENRKIAMPRRPSLTRMKGFSTSAVPNRQPDAVDATPFRFSAGGSRLNHTSSNLSLSECFETASPPQERRPVSANSPCPGMPAGRARPQFLNFNACSRNNASPSMNAHSRRQSNPFLRNRKQFRRSLSMFEHPADVMKSNSDGEEAPSPALQSVMDVEEAQEPVLPHFLLEDPTDTIPRISRETLVDVLDGKYSSHFDQKIVIDCRFEYEYEGGHIDGAVNYNDKDLLTNQLFQTPMDGRTLLIFHCEYSAHRAPLMARHVRSEDRTVNAEHYPKLTYPEVYILDGGYSGFFTEHRGRCYPQEYVEMSDEAHQRTCEREMGRLKSRKGLSRAATFAFGQRERSVEESPTAPSRPSSRHPHLHAPISRLGASPITRRMASY, encoded by the exons ATGGAAGCTTCCTCTCCTTTAGCGGCGCTGCATCGCCCGTCAATGCTCCCCAGCTGGGGTAGCAGAGACATCTTTCGCGGACACCCTCACTATGCGGCGTCGTCCGTTACATCTGCAAGCATGAGCCTGCGTGAGCAAATGCACAAGCACTCTAACGGCGACTACTTCAACGTCAAGGACGCGCGAGGTGCCTCGCCTGCTACAAGCCTGGCTGCTGACATCTCCCAGAACTTCCGACTTGACAGTGACTCAAG TCCCAAGTTCCATACTCCACGAAGAGCACTCTTCACTGCTGGCATGGTGCGCAGCTTCCAAGATCGAG ATTCCCTAACAACCCCCCCattgccatcatcatcacccgcTCAATTGGCCGAGCTTAAGGAGCTGATGGAGATCTCTCCCCTGCCTCACAAGGCCCCTTTCTTCACCCAATTCGAGATTACATCTCCAACTCCCGGCTCTACACCAGCCGCTGACGATGAAATGGTGCTTGATTCGCCGGCTCCCATCTCTCGGCAGTCTTCCTTGGAACCACCCAAGCCCATCATGGCTGA AAACCGCAAAATAGCTATGCCTCGACGACCTTCCCTAACACGGATGAAGGGTTTCAGTACTTCGGCGGTACCGAACCGTCAGCCTGACGCCGTTGACGCAACTCCCTTTCGCTTTAGTGCTGGCGGATCTCGTCTCAACCACACCAGCTCGAACCTGTCTCTAAGTGAATGCTTCGAGACAGCATCACCACCTCAGGAGCGCAGGCCTGTATCCGCTAACAGCCCTTGCCCCGGTATGCCTGCTGGCCGTGCTAGACCCCAGTTTCTCAACTTCAACGCCTGCTCTCGCAACAATGCCTCCCCTTCCATGAACGCGCATTCCCGCCGACAGTCCAACCCCTTTCTCAGGAATCGCAAGCAGTTCCGTCGATCGCTGAGCATGTTCGAGCATCCTGCTGACGTCATGAAGAGCAACTCTGATGGAGAGGAGGCACCTTCACCTGCGCTTCAATCGGTTATGGATGTAGAGGAGGCTCAAGAACCCGTTCTCCCCCATTTCCTCCTTGAAGACCCTACTGATACTATTCCTCGTATCAGTCGCGAGACCCTCGTCGATGTCTTGGACGGCAAGTACAGCTCTCACTTCGACCAGAAGATCGTGATTGACTGCCGTTTTGAGTACGAGTATGAGGGTGGTCATATTGATGGCGCTGTCAACTATAATGACAAGGACCTACTTACAAACCAGCTCTTCCAGACTCCAATGGACGGGCGAactcttctcatcttccaCTGCGAGTACTCTGCCCACCGTGCTCCCCTGATGGCTCGCCATGTTCGCTCTGAGGATCGCACCGTGAATGCTGAGCACTACCCCAAGCTTACGTATCCTGAAGTGTACATCCTGGACGGCGGATACTCTGGTTTCTTTACCGAGCATCGTGGTCGATGCTATCCCCAAGAATACGTTGAGATGTCAGATGAGGCTCACCAGCGCACATGTGAACGCGAGATGGGTCGATTGAAATCTCGCAAGGGCCTCAGCCGAGCCGCTACTTTTGCCTTTGGTCAACGCGAGCGTAGTGTGGAAGAGTCGCCTACTGCCCCCAGTAGACCTAGCTCGCGGCACCCTCATCTCCATGCGCCTATTTCCCGACTTGGTGCCTCCCCAATCACGCGCCGCATGGCCTCATACTAG
- a CDS encoding hypothetical protein (BUSCO:18065at5125) produces MAAPKIIVLGSLNGQLEGAFKKLATLHSKNSFSMAILTGDVFSATQDDDLVTTLLDGTLQVPLPTYFTIGSHPLPPRIAAKVEADEEICENLHFLGKRSITKTSDGVRIVALGGQLDTNLIAGQSKEQHLPFHTVDDAKSLRGANSADILLTSIWPAGIWTGSQVALDPTNQASLAVSDSVAELCAALKPRYHLTSSPGGFFYEREAFVHPTEKETDNTCVTRFISMAPYGNEAKAKAMYAFSLNKGDASVPVGATASPFNPKTKKRAPKEDTYNRYGGDEHERGQRGQRQKQRHRSPPPGPDRCYFCLSNPNLSSHMCCSIGDDAYISTAKGPLPTSATFTEQGLDFPGHLIIIPLPHNPTIPSIGPVADPNGEAAKTYKEMNRFREAIQAMIAAKSSHKLGVVTWEISRERNVHLIWQLMPLPAELIHKGLVEAAFKVEAENQSYPAFKAQDLTLEQQAESGGDFFRVWLWADDGEKRIKGTSLVMPLPSDKNFDLQFGRRVVAKLLNLEGRLFWKACEQTVEEETKDVEAFREAFKEWDFTLHDGDETAA; encoded by the exons ATGGCTGCACCTAAAAT TATCGTCTTGGGCAGCCTCAATGGCCAGCTTGAGGGAGCATTCAAAAAGCTAGCCACACTCCACTCAAAGAATAGCTTCTCTATGGCCATTCTTACTGGCGACGTCTTCAGCGCAACACAGGACGACGATTTAGTTACTACACTTCTTGATGGAACCCTTCAAGTCCCTCTACCAACTTACTTCACCATAGGAAGTCACCCTTTGCCTCCGCGCATCGCCGCAAAGGTCGAGGCCGACGAGGAAATTTGCGAGAACCTACATTTCCTAGGCAAGCGGAGCATTACCAAGACATCTGATGGTGTGCGAATCGTCGCTCTTGGTGGTCAATTAGATACGAACCTCATTGCAGGCCAGTCCAAGGAACAGCACCTGCCATTTCACACAGTCGACGATGCTAAGAGCCTGCGCGGTGCCAACAGCGCCGATATTCTCTTGACGTCGATATGGCCCGCAGGTATCTGGACTGGTTCGCAAGTTGCCCTTGATCCTACAAACCAAGCGTCCTTGGCTGTCTCAGACTCGGTTGCGGAGCTATGCGCAGCACTTAAACCACGGTACCACCTAACATCCTCTCCCGGAGGCTTCTTTTATGAGCGAGAAGCATTTGTGCATCCTACCGAGAAGGAGACTGACAACACTTGCGTCACGCGGTTCATTTCAATGGCCCCATATGGTAATGAGGCTAAAGCAAAAGCTATGTATGCATTCAGCCTCAACAAAGGAGACGCATCAGTACCCGTTGGCGCCACAGCATCGCCATTTaaccccaagaccaagaaacGTGCCCCTAAGGAGGACACTTATAATCGGTATGGCGGTGACGAGCACGAGAGGGGACAAAGGGGCCAGCGCCAGAAGCAACGCCATCGATCACCCCCTCCAGGTCCCGATAGATGCTACTTTTGTCTCTCCAACCCCAACTTGTCTTCACACATGTGTTGCAGCATTGGCGACGACGCCTACATCTCAACAGCCAAGGGGCCCTTACCTACGTCTGCGACCTTTACCGAGCAAGGCCTTGATTTCCCAGGTCACTTGATCATCATTCCATTACCACACAATCCGACCATCCCCAGTATTGGACCAGTAGCAGATCCAAACGGCGAGGCTGCTAAGACCTATAAAGAGATGAACCGCTTCCGCGAAGCTATTCAGGCCATGATTGCTGCCAAAAGCTCACACAAACTCGGCGTCGTCACTTGGGAGATCAGCCGTGAACGCAATGTCCATCTGATTTGGCAACTGATGCCCTTGCCTGCCGAACTCATCCACAAGGGTCTGGTGGAAGCTGCTTTCAAAGTTGAAGCAGAGAACCAGTCCTATCCAGCTTTCAAGGCACAAGATCTGACTCTCGAACAACAAGCCGAGTCTGGCGGAGATTTCTTTCGCGTGTGGCTGTGGGCAGATGATGGCGAGAAGCGTATTAAGGGAACGTCCCTCGTCATGCCTCTACCCTCAGACAAAAATTTTGATCTCCAGTTCGGTCGACGAGTGGTAGCcaagcttctcaatctcgaaggCCGCCTTTTCTGGAAGGCCTGCGAGCAAACTGTCGAGGAGGAGACCAAGGACGTGGAGGCGTTCCGCGAGGCGTTCAAGGAATGGGATTTTACTCTTCATGACGGCGATGAAACTGCTGCTTAA